The Geobacter sp. AOG2 genome includes a window with the following:
- a CDS encoding DUF3187 family protein yields MNKVLSLSLLLLIVMAGPATAADMEITPFRTVNQSPLVQIFGLPAQSEATVAPPGSAIVSLVQDVASDYTISSTPHEQIHLDGESYRWTLAARYGFGGRFDAGLEVPYVLYGGGFLDSFIIGWHDFFGLPQGGRDSAPKNKLSFSYTKDGVQKLKVDHAGSGIGDISLTAGMQLYDARDNESHDSLALRASLKLPSGDSNALRGSGSTDVALSLCGSMNNFTEWGSLGVFGSMGGMVMSDGDILRDQQQNFVGFGTAGLGWGPEPWISFKFQLNGHTAFYRGSSLDELSKPSLMLVSGGALRLPGDYRLDIGVSEDVAVATAPDVAFHLGVSKQF; encoded by the coding sequence ATGAATAAGGTGCTGTCTTTGTCCCTGCTCCTGCTGATCGTCATGGCCGGGCCGGCTACTGCCGCAGATATGGAGATCACCCCATTTCGCACCGTCAACCAAAGCCCGCTCGTACAGATTTTCGGGCTTCCCGCGCAATCGGAGGCTACGGTCGCCCCCCCAGGAAGTGCCATTGTCAGCCTCGTTCAGGACGTTGCCAGCGACTATACCATCAGTTCCACGCCCCATGAGCAAATCCACCTCGACGGTGAATCCTACCGCTGGACCCTGGCGGCCCGCTATGGTTTCGGTGGACGTTTCGATGCAGGTCTGGAGGTCCCTTACGTGCTCTACGGCGGCGGCTTTCTGGACAGTTTCATTATCGGATGGCATGATTTCTTCGGCTTGCCCCAGGGAGGGCGCGACAGCGCTCCCAAAAACAAGCTGTCCTTCAGTTATACCAAGGATGGCGTCCAGAAACTCAAAGTGGACCACGCGGGTTCCGGCATCGGCGATATAAGCCTGACGGCGGGCATGCAGCTTTACGATGCCCGTGACAACGAATCCCACGACAGTCTGGCGCTACGTGCGTCCCTCAAACTACCCAGCGGCGACAGTAATGCCTTGAGGGGCAGCGGCAGCACCGATGTTGCCTTGTCGCTGTGCGGCAGTATGAACAACTTTACCGAATGGGGATCCCTGGGCGTCTTCGGCTCCATGGGAGGGATGGTGATGAGCGACGGCGATATCCTGCGTGACCAGCAGCAGAATTTTGTCGGCTTTGGCACCGCCGGTCTGGGTTGGGGGCCGGAGCCATGGATATCCTTCAAGTTCCAGCTCAACGGCCATACGGCCTTCTACCGGGGGAGCTCTCTGGATGAACTCTCCAAGCCGTCCTTGATGCTGGTCTCCGGAGGGGCGCTCAGGCTTCCCGGCGATTATCGGCTTGATATCGGCGTTTCCGAGGATGTGGCGGTTGCCACCGCACCGGATGTGGCCTTTCACCTGGGGGTGAGCAAGCAGTTTTAA
- a CDS encoding 3-isopropylmalate dehydratase small subunit 2, with the protein MKTFGGPALFLDRSDINTDEIIPAKYLTEITKEDLKPYILEDLKLPGFDPKGPKTKLARVVVSRANFGCGSSREHAPWVFEVNGITAVIAESFARIFRQNMFNCGMAAIELPKADLDLIFFHAGDNDATISIDIETQSLTMSGGGKQKTFAFDLSPFDKALVLAGGWVDYADKKY; encoded by the coding sequence ATGAAAACTTTCGGAGGCCCGGCCCTCTTCCTCGACCGTTCCGACATCAACACCGATGAAATCATTCCGGCCAAATACCTGACCGAGATCACCAAGGAAGACCTGAAACCCTATATTCTGGAAGACCTAAAACTGCCCGGCTTCGACCCAAAGGGTCCGAAAACGAAGTTGGCGCGTGTGGTCGTCTCCCGCGCCAACTTCGGCTGCGGCTCCTCCCGCGAGCATGCCCCCTGGGTATTTGAGGTCAATGGTATCACCGCCGTGATCGCCGAATCCTTTGCCCGTATCTTCCGCCAGAACATGTTTAATTGCGGCATGGCCGCCATCGAGCTACCCAAGGCGGACCTAGACCTGATTTTTTTCCATGCCGGCGACAATGACGCAACCATCAGCATTGACATCGAGACACAAAGCCTGACCATGAGCGGCGGAGGCAAACAGAAAACCTTCGCCTTCGACCTGTCCCCCTTTGACAAGGCCCTGGTGCTGGCCGGCGGCTGGGTCGATTACGCCGACAAGAAATACTGA
- a CDS encoding 3-isopropylmalate dehydratase large subunit, translating into MGKTTAEKIFEAHLVEEPFPGTKVLKLDVVLCHEITTPIAIDDLIRRDKDRVFDPSRIKAVVDHVTPSKDTKTATQAKILRDWARRHGIKDFFDIGANGVCHALFPEKGFIRPGNTVIMGDSHTCTHGAFGAFAAGVGTTDLEVGILKGVCAFRQPKTIKFNVTGTLPKGVYAKDVILHIIGKIGVNGATDRVMEFHGETISAMTMESRMTLCNMAIEAGGTSGICQPDATTVEFLWPFIQEEFASKEAALAEYLKWTADADADYDQEISIDVTALQPISTFGYKPDQVKFVTDLPDTPVDQIYLGSCTNGRLEDLRIAANVLKGKRIAPTVRGILSPATPKIYQDALHEGLIETFMEAGFCITNPTCGACLGMSNGVLAEGEVCASTTNRNFMGRMGKGGMVHLMSPATAAASAIEGKIADPRKYL; encoded by the coding sequence ATGGGTAAAACCACAGCGGAAAAAATCTTTGAAGCCCACCTGGTCGAGGAGCCCTTCCCCGGTACCAAGGTGCTGAAACTGGATGTGGTCCTGTGCCACGAAATCACCACCCCTATCGCCATCGACGACCTGATACGGCGCGATAAGGATCGGGTCTTCGACCCCTCCCGGATCAAGGCCGTCGTCGATCACGTCACCCCCAGCAAGGACACCAAGACCGCCACCCAGGCCAAGATCCTGCGCGACTGGGCACGCCGCCACGGTATCAAGGACTTCTTCGACATCGGCGCAAACGGCGTCTGCCATGCCCTGTTCCCGGAAAAGGGGTTTATCCGCCCAGGTAACACAGTCATCATGGGTGACTCCCACACATGTACCCACGGTGCGTTCGGCGCTTTTGCCGCCGGTGTCGGCACCACCGACCTGGAAGTCGGTATCCTGAAAGGGGTCTGCGCCTTCCGACAGCCCAAGACCATCAAGTTCAACGTCACCGGAACCTTGCCCAAGGGGGTCTACGCCAAGGATGTGATCCTGCACATCATCGGCAAGATCGGCGTCAACGGCGCCACCGACCGGGTAATGGAATTCCACGGCGAGACAATCAGCGCCATGACCATGGAATCCCGAATGACCCTGTGCAACATGGCAATCGAGGCGGGCGGAACCTCCGGTATCTGCCAGCCCGATGCAACCACCGTGGAGTTCCTCTGGCCCTTCATCCAGGAGGAGTTTGCCTCCAAGGAGGCCGCACTGGCCGAATACTTGAAATGGACCGCCGATGCTGACGCCGACTACGACCAGGAGATCAGCATTGACGTCACCGCCCTTCAACCAATTTCCACCTTCGGCTACAAACCGGACCAGGTAAAGTTCGTAACCGATCTGCCGGACACGCCGGTTGACCAGATTTACCTCGGTTCCTGCACCAACGGCCGCCTGGAAGACCTGCGCATCGCGGCAAACGTGCTGAAGGGAAAACGAATCGCTCCCACTGTGCGCGGCATCCTCTCCCCCGCCACGCCGAAGATCTATCAGGACGCTCTGCACGAGGGGTTGATCGAGACCTTCATGGAGGCCGGGTTCTGCATCACCAACCCGACCTGCGGCGCCTGCCTGGGGATGAGCAACGGCGTCCTGGCCGAAGGTGAAGTATGCGCCTCCACCACCAACCGCAACTTCATGGGCCGCATGGGCAAGGGGGGCATGGTACATCTCATGTCGCCGGCTACCGCGGCGGCATCGGCCATCGAAGGAAAGATCGCCGACCCGAGAAAGTATCTGTAA
- a CDS encoding LysR family transcriptional regulator, producing the protein MIIDPLSLKLFVTIVEEGTIAGAAEREHIAASAISKRMSELENSFGTPLLRRTNKGVAPTDAGITLLQLARGVLHDMNNLYVQISEYSSGVRGHVRLCANISAINQFLPAEIRSFMDLHPQIHVHLEGAISESIMKSVAEGGADVGIITMGTYRQDLEYLPYHSDQLIVITPKDHPLAQKRSVSFQETLEFDFVGLTVGSALNNQVLRAAQDLDRTPKLRIQVNSFDALCLMVEAGLGIGIVPKGAAKPYFKGLRIRPVVLDEPWAQRELKICVRSHEALHAAAKLLVGHLRQLET; encoded by the coding sequence ATGATTATAGACCCCTTATCACTCAAATTGTTCGTTACCATCGTGGAAGAGGGCACCATTGCAGGAGCGGCCGAGCGGGAGCACATCGCCGCATCGGCCATCAGCAAGCGTATGAGCGAACTGGAGAACAGCTTCGGAACCCCGCTGCTCCGCCGGACGAACAAGGGGGTCGCGCCGACCGATGCCGGCATAACCCTGTTGCAGCTTGCGCGGGGGGTTCTGCACGACATGAACAACCTCTACGTGCAGATCAGCGAATACTCCAGCGGCGTGCGCGGCCACGTCAGGTTGTGCGCCAATATCTCCGCCATCAACCAGTTCCTGCCGGCAGAGATCAGATCGTTCATGGACCTGCATCCCCAAATACACGTGCATCTGGAGGGTGCAATCAGCGAGTCCATCATGAAATCCGTGGCCGAGGGGGGCGCGGACGTGGGCATCATTACCATGGGAACCTACCGTCAGGATCTGGAGTACCTGCCGTACCACTCGGACCAACTCATTGTCATTACCCCCAAAGATCATCCCCTGGCACAGAAAAGGTCCGTTTCGTTTCAGGAAACCCTGGAGTTCGATTTTGTCGGCCTGACCGTCGGGAGTGCACTCAACAACCAGGTGCTGCGGGCCGCCCAGGATCTGGACCGTACCCCCAAACTACGCATCCAGGTGAACAGCTTCGATGCTCTGTGCCTGATGGTGGAGGCCGGGTTGGGCATCGGGATCGTTCCCAAGGGCGCTGCAAAACCCTACTTCAAAGGGCTACGCATCCGACCGGTGGTTCTCGACGAACCCTGGGCCCAACGGGAGCTGAAGATCTGCGTCCGCTCACACGAGGCGCTGCATGCCGCCGCTAAACTCCTCGTCGGCCACCTCAGACAATTGGAGACATAG
- the larB gene encoding nickel pincer cofactor biosynthesis protein LarB, whose protein sequence is MTPDQLKQLLDSVKGGAIPVEEAVERLRHLPFQDVGCAQVDHHRELRQGMPEVIFGEGKKDEQIISIMTAMAENGSNVLVTRIDEDKAQRIQRTFFGALYHANARCLTLEQRPVEAKGRGTILVVSAGTSDLPVAAEALVTARFLGNVAEHIYDVGVAGIHRLLARREQLTAASVLIVVAGMEGALPSVVGGLVGKPVIAVPTSIGYGAAFGGIAALLGMLNSCAAGVTVVNIDNGFGAACAASLINRD, encoded by the coding sequence ATGACACCCGATCAACTGAAACAACTGCTGGACTCCGTCAAGGGAGGTGCCATCCCGGTCGAAGAGGCCGTCGAACGGTTGCGGCACCTGCCGTTCCAGGATGTGGGCTGTGCCCAGGTGGACCACCACCGCGAATTGCGCCAAGGCATGCCCGAGGTCATTTTCGGCGAGGGCAAGAAGGACGAACAGATTATCAGCATCATGACCGCCATGGCGGAAAACGGCAGTAACGTCCTGGTGACGAGGATCGACGAGGACAAGGCGCAGCGAATCCAGCGGACCTTTTTCGGGGCACTGTATCACGCCAATGCCCGCTGCCTGACCCTGGAACAGCGGCCGGTGGAGGCCAAGGGGAGAGGGACTATTCTGGTGGTTTCGGCCGGGACCTCTGATCTGCCGGTGGCGGCCGAGGCGCTGGTCACGGCCCGTTTTTTGGGCAACGTGGCCGAGCATATCTATGATGTGGGCGTGGCCGGCATCCACCGCCTGTTAGCCCGGCGCGAACAGCTCACGGCCGCGTCGGTCCTCATCGTGGTGGCCGGCATGGAAGGGGCGCTCCCCTCGGTGGTGGGAGGGCTGGTGGGCAAGCCGGTCATCGCGGTGCCGACCTCCATAGGCTACGGAGCCGCCTTCGGCGGTATCGCGGCGCTTTTGGGGATGCTTAATTCCTGTGCCGCAGGTGTCACGGTGGTCAACATCGACAACGGTTTCGGCGCGGCTTGCGCGGCGAGTCTGATCAACAGGGACTAA
- the larC gene encoding nickel pincer cofactor biosynthesis protein LarC produces the protein MNIIYFDCYAGISGDMTVGALLDLGVPLGHLQAELAKLPLPPNSYALSASRTERRHISALKFDVAVHDHHTHRHYGGIDAMIAESPLADSVKERARRIFRRLAEAEAKVHGVAIADVHFHEVGAVDSIVDIVGTAICLDYLSVTQVYAAALPLGGGFVETAHGRLPVPAPATAELLRGLAVHGECGDGERVTPTGAAVLAALAAGTGQRPAMHLERIGSGAGGKDFDDCPNILRAFLGTAEKERGSGDDPVVVAETNIDDSTPEILGYVMERLFEEGALDVFFTPVQMKKNRPATQLSFLCRPELLDSLARVVLAETSAIGLRHYPAGRITLERRVEERRTPFGPVRFKLVFDNGLLLRVAPEYEDCRRIARERGIPCREVLEQVVAWRHAEGESS, from the coding sequence GTGAACATCATTTATTTCGACTGCTACGCCGGTATCTCCGGCGACATGACTGTGGGGGCGCTTCTGGACCTGGGAGTGCCGTTGGGACATCTTCAAGCCGAACTGGCGAAGCTCCCGCTCCCTCCCAACTCCTACGCCCTCTCCGCAAGCCGCACCGAACGGCGTCACATTTCGGCGCTGAAGTTCGACGTGGCCGTGCACGACCACCACACCCACCGCCACTACGGCGGCATCGACGCCATGATCGCCGAAAGTCCCCTGGCCGATTCGGTCAAGGAACGTGCGCGGCGGATCTTTCGCCGCCTGGCCGAGGCCGAGGCCAAGGTGCATGGCGTAGCGATTGCTGATGTCCATTTCCACGAGGTTGGAGCGGTAGACTCCATCGTGGATATCGTCGGAACGGCCATCTGTCTGGATTACCTGAGTGTTACCCAGGTTTATGCCGCAGCGTTGCCCCTGGGGGGCGGCTTCGTGGAGACCGCCCACGGCCGGCTGCCGGTGCCGGCCCCGGCCACGGCCGAATTGCTGCGCGGTCTGGCCGTGCATGGCGAATGCGGTGACGGCGAGCGGGTCACCCCCACCGGCGCGGCCGTCCTTGCCGCCCTTGCCGCAGGGACGGGGCAGAGGCCGGCCATGCACCTGGAGCGGATCGGCAGTGGCGCCGGCGGCAAGGATTTTGACGATTGCCCCAACATCCTGCGGGCCTTCCTCGGCACAGCTGAAAAGGAACGGGGGAGCGGCGACGACCCGGTCGTGGTAGCCGAAACCAATATCGACGACTCCACCCCGGAGATCCTGGGTTACGTGATGGAGCGGCTTTTTGAGGAAGGCGCCCTGGATGTGTTTTTCACGCCGGTCCAGATGAAAAAAAACCGTCCGGCAACCCAGCTCTCCTTTCTCTGCCGCCCCGAACTACTGGATAGCCTGGCGCGTGTGGTGCTGGCCGAGACTTCGGCCATAGGGCTGCGTCATTATCCTGCCGGACGTATCACTTTGGAGCGGCGGGTGGAAGAGAGGCGGACCCCCTTTGGCCCCGTGCGTTTCAAGTTGGTCTTCGATAACGGCCTTCTGTTGCGGGTCGCCCCGGAATACGAAGATTGCCGTCGCATCGCCCGGGAGCGGGGCATCCCCTGCCGCGAGGTGTTGGAACAGGTGGTGGCATGGCGGCATGCCGAAGGGGAATCGTCATGA